TATCGACGAGAAAACGCTGCAGAATTACAGTAACTTTTTATTTAATCGCAAGCTATCCCATGCCTATGTCGGCTAGGCAATCAGCGCCATTAAATTTTATTTGCTGCATGTACGCCGCAGTTATTTGCCAACCGGTTCGTTCGTCCAGCCGAAGAAGGAGCAGAAACTGCCAAGCGTGCTGTCGCAAAATGAAGTCGTTCGACTGCTTGGCGCGGTGCAAAGTTTAAAACATCGGGCAATATTCTTCCTGATTTATTCCTCCGGCTTACGGGTGAGCGAGGCTGTGAGGTTAAAGCCGTACGATCTCGATCCGGAACGCAAGACGCTTGTTGTCAAGCAAGGTAAAGGCAGGTAGGATCGGGTCACGATGCTCTCCGATGCGGCATTTGAGATTGTTAGGAAGTATGAACAGGCGGAACGCCCGAACAAATGGCTGTTTCCCGGCCAAGACCGGGATGGGCATCTGACGGAGCGCACCGTGCAGAAAGTATTCGAGCAGGCGAAGAAAAATGCCGGCATCACCAAGCAGGCAAGCGTCCACACGCTGCGCCACTCATTCGCCACGCAACTGCTGGAAGGCGGAGTGGATCTGCGCTAGCAGGAACTTCTCGGACACAAATGCAGCCAGACGACCCAGCGCTACACGCACGTGAGTGTAAAAGACATTCGCAGGATCCTAAGCCCGCTGGATAGGATAATGAATAGCGGCAAGGAAACGGGGAGGGAATAGGTGGCGGGTGGAAAATGAAAGTTTAAAGTGAAAGAGGAGCAAAGTTCGCAAATACCATACAATTGCGAGTATTAGCGAAATACGCAAACCCACATGGAAACAAGGTATTAACGAAATACGCAGAAAATAAGTTATATGAAACCGGTGTAAAGCATACTTAGATGAAGGTGATTCTATGAAGTATGAGGATCTTATGGATCTCAAAGAAGACATATTTTTTGCAAGTCATATGGAACCTTCAGTTAATACTCTAAGATTATTCGTTAGAAGAGGTAAGACTAGTGATATTGCAGAACCACTATTGATAGGTAATAGGAACCTAGGAGAATCATATTCAATTACTATTGATGATAACTCGCCGGTGATACAAATTGATTTTGAAAGTTATATTGGATATTCAATATTAAATGAGTCGTTCACTGTGTGGGATGATTATGAAGAGTTCAAAGGAAAGAATTTTAGAGTTTATACGAAATCAAGATACTTGGATTTTATATCGAATGGAACAATAGCATCTGAAGATCATCCAGGACCGTTTAAGCACCGGTTTTCCTTGTCAAATGGCTATATGATTACAGCACCGGCAAAAGACAGGTTGGAAGCGCTCAAAATATCCAACGAGTTGATCAAGAACTTTGAGAAGAAAGCAAGGAAAGATTGAACGATAAGGGCTGATTGTGCTGGGACACATCCGCACCGGTTTTCTATTGTGGAATAATATGGTACGATCGGATAAGCTCCGAAAGAACTGCGATGCCGGACAAAGGGGATCATTCATGGATGTAAATAAGCTATTTTCAGAATCACCTGTCTTTGAAACGAGACGACTACAATTACGTAGGTTATCGCTCGCTGATATTAATGATTACTATGAGCTTGCTTCCAGCCCCATTGTAACCGCACAAACCGCATGGGATAGACACATTACTTACGACGATACGAGAAATTACATAAATAAGATCTTGCAACGATATGAAGACAAGGATGAATATCATTGGGGGATCGTTTACAAAAAATCAAATCGATTAATTGGCCGAATCGGCCTGATTCAAATCGACCCAATTCATGAAAAAGCCGAGTTAGGATACGTGATCTCCGATCGTTATTGGAACCAAGGAATCGTTACAGAGGCAACTTATCCAATCCTGGATTATGGATTTAAAGTGCTGGGACTAAACCGGATTGAGGCCAGGTGTAATTTTAACAACGTCGAGTCATATAGAGTAATGGAGAAACTTGGGCTCTCGTTTGAAGGAATATTAAGAAAACAATTGAAAATTAACGGGATATTTACAGATCAACGGATTTATTCGATCTTAAGAGATGAATTTTTCAGCAGACAAAATTCCAGTGAAATAAATAGGAGAGCACAAATATGAAGCGATTTAAGAACGTGTACCAGTTTAAAATTACATTAAAAGGAACGAAGCCTCTCGTATGGAGAAGAATTCAAGTCCCGGAAACATATACTTTTTATGATTTTCATCTTTCCATTCAGGATGAGTTTTCCTCATTAGAAAATTTAATGCTGCAAAAAGCTGACGTCGCGGATACGGTTACGTTATTTTTTCGCGGAAAAACAAGGCAAAATGAGGATCATCGACTCAATCTTAATGACAGCCGGAATTATGTTAATGGCACAGCAGGGCCCAAGGAAATGATTCGATGAAGACAATCTACCTAATCAGGCATTGTAAAGCCAGCGGGCAGGAACCTCAAGCGCCGTTAACCGAAGAGGGCATAAAGCAGGCGGAGGAATTGGCTTCGTTCTTTCATGATAAAAAAATCGATTATATTGTTTCAAGCCCTTACGACAGAGCTGTAATGACAGTACATAAGCTGGCCGGGAAACTAAATGTAACCATACATACAGACGAACGATTGCGGGAGAGGGTTTTAACTTCGGAAATTATTCATAATTGGATGGACAAATTGGCGGAATCATTTGAAGATCCGGATATGAAACTTGTTGGCGGCGAATCTGCAAGGGAAGCGATGGCCCGCGGAATCACATTAATTGAGGAAATCATCATGCGGCCTGAGAAAAATATTGCCGTAATTACACATGGCAATCTAATGGCATTAATATTGGCGTATTATACCAACGAACCCGGATATGAAGTATGGAGGAGGCTGACCAATCCTGATGTTTATGCATTTGCGGTAGAAAACAGCGCAGAGAACATAATGGTAAAGCGAATTTGGAAGTAACTCGTTTATCGCGACATCACTGTTAGGCCTCCAATAATCCGGCATTAAATCCTCTTTGGCGAGAACCTCCGTAGCAACGGCATAAAGTGCTGACGAATCCGCGCCCGTTTCCCCCACCGGGAATTTTTTCGCTTGTCACCGACATTTCCAAATAGAAAATACGCCAAAATTTATTATGTCGAAAAATATTTTACAAAATGAACCATAAAAATGCATAACAAACTGCGATAATAAAATATTAATATTTGCATATAGCTAACAATTTGTTATGATAGTGTTTGATTGGTTAGCCAATACGCGCAAATGGAGGTCATGGACCGCACCGGGCGCTTCCAGGTACCAGAGCATTACTTGGAAGCGGTCGGCAAGTTGCGATAAACATATAGATTTAACAGAATGGATGGTCATGATGCGAGGGAAAGTGACGATTCAGGAAATTGCCGACTTGACGGGCGTTTCCAAGTTTGCAGTATCACGGGCTTTATCCGGTAAAAGCGGGGTCAGCGCCCAAACGCGGGAAATGATTTTAAAAGCCGCCGGGCAACTGGGATATTTCCGGAAAAACGAGCCGAAATGGTTCGAAGGCGAACTTCACGATAATACAAAGCAAAAATGGTCCGGAACGATTGTTGTGATGTTTCCCAATATCCGGTATCAGAATAAAGAATCAGTATATTGGGGGCCGGTGTTCGACGGTGTCTCTACGCGGTTGGCGCAAAAAGGTCTGGACATCATCACGCTGACGGAACCTTCCAAAGATATTTTCACATTGTTCAAACCGGAAGCGATTCAGGGCATTATTACGATCGGCGCCATTTCCACGCAAAATTTGCTGGATATAAACCGGCTTAGAATTCCTGTCGTTATGATCGATCATGCCGATCCGGCGTTCAACTGCGATACCGTGTTTGCGGACAACTACAAATGCATGAAAGAGTTGGTGACGAAGCTCATCAGCAAAGGCTACCGCAAGTTTCAATTCGTCGGCAACATCGATCACGCGCCCAGCTTTTACGAAAGATGGCTGGCATTTCGCATGACGCTCGAAAACTATCAGATCGAATTCAAGCAGGACCCGATGCTGATCGGCCCGGAAGCCGATGACATCTATAAGCTGTTCTTCAAATGGAAACCTGCAATTCTTCCCGAAGTGTTCGTCTGCGCAAACGATACGAATGCGCAATTTCTGATCGACGAATTGTCCAAACTCAACATTGATGTGCCCGGACAGTGCGCGGTCACCGGTTTTGACAATACTTGCGATACACATCCGCTTCTTGCGACTGTTAACGTAAACAAGGAATTGCTCGGGATGAGGGCGGTCGATCAGATGCTGTGGAGAATTTTGAACCGCGATTCGGCTTATGAGCGGAAACTGTTATACGGAGACATCATCATCAAAGATGAGAACTCCTATCCTTTGGCGGGGAAGCAGACGCAATAACGAACATCAACCCGGAACAGATCGCGATATAAGGAAACATGCGCTTAAAGAAGTGCGTGTTTCCTCTTTTTTTTGCGGGATATATTGACAGATGTTATGCTCGATGCAACTTCCTAACAAACCAAAGCGAAAACATAACTGAATCAAAACATTTAAATAATAATAATCTTATTATGATTTTAATCTAACAAAATTTTAGTTAACGTTTTTTCGTATTGACGGTTATATATGTTATATG
This genomic interval from Bacilli bacterium contains the following:
- a CDS encoding GNAT family N-acetyltransferase, producing the protein MDVNKLFSESPVFETRRLQLRRLSLADINDYYELASSPIVTAQTAWDRHITYDDTRNYINKILQRYEDKDEYHWGIVYKKSNRLIGRIGLIQIDPIHEKAELGYVISDRYWNQGIVTEATYPILDYGFKVLGLNRIEARCNFNNVESYRVMEKLGLSFEGILRKQLKINGIFTDQRIYSILRDEFFSRQNSSEINRRAQI
- a CDS encoding histidine phosphatase family protein, whose amino-acid sequence is MKTIYLIRHCKASGQEPQAPLTEEGIKQAEELASFFHDKKIDYIVSSPYDRAVMTVHKLAGKLNVTIHTDERLRERVLTSEIIHNWMDKLAESFEDPDMKLVGGESAREAMARGITLIEEIIMRPEKNIAVITHGNLMALILAYYTNEPGYEVWRRLTNPDVYAFAVENSAENIMVKRIWK
- a CDS encoding LacI family DNA-binding transcriptional regulator, with translation MMRGKVTIQEIADLTGVSKFAVSRALSGKSGVSAQTREMILKAAGQLGYFRKNEPKWFEGELHDNTKQKWSGTIVVMFPNIRYQNKESVYWGPVFDGVSTRLAQKGLDIITLTEPSKDIFTLFKPEAIQGIITIGAISTQNLLDINRLRIPVVMIDHADPAFNCDTVFADNYKCMKELVTKLISKGYRKFQFVGNIDHAPSFYERWLAFRMTLENYQIEFKQDPMLIGPEADDIYKLFFKWKPAILPEVFVCANDTNAQFLIDELSKLNIDVPGQCAVTGFDNTCDTHPLLATVNVNKELLGMRAVDQMLWRILNRDSAYERKLLYGDIIIKDENSYPLAGKQTQ